A part of Paenibacillus sp. sptzw28 genomic DNA contains:
- a CDS encoding ABC-F family ATP-binding cassette domain-containing protein yields MLLQISGLSKSYGVSSVLSSITFQVLPRERVGLVGVNGAGKSTLLRIIAGEISADSGTVYKAKETSIGYLAQSSGLQSDRTIDAEMRSVFAHLTDAERELRSLEQQIADPMLQADSKQYANILERYAGLSDWFREKGGFEMETRIRSVLHGMGFSQFPPDTVISTLSGGQKTRLALARILLQAPDLLMLDEPTNYLDIATLTWLEDYLRSYSGAILVVSHDRYFLDAVVQTIVEIERHTAKRYPGNYSRFIDLKSAEYESQMKLYEKQQDEIARLEDFVQRNIVRASTTKRAQSRRKTLEKMDRLDKPAGDLKKAHFSFEIERHSGNDVLDVRELSIRFEERAEPLFQDVSFRLERGENVALIGPNGIGKSTLLKALVGQQPLEQGTIRWGTNIKIGYYDQEHKELNPSNTVLEELWNAYPHIEEARIRTVLGNFLFSGDDVQKRIGSLSGGERARVSLSKLMLAKANMLILDEPTNHLDLYSKEVLESALLDYDGTLFFISHDRYFLNKMAERIVELTPRGAHHFLGNYDEMVEKKREIDELRMETLSFAQGKTGTVVSTPESPAPTSYELDKQAKRDERNRQRKQEQLEQEIAKLEEEITGLEQQLVNPEIFNDYVRVQTIQSDIDTRKTMLQAAYDAWEDLLS; encoded by the coding sequence ATGCTTCTTCAAATTTCTGGTCTATCCAAAAGCTATGGAGTCAGCAGTGTGCTCTCTTCAATCACGTTCCAGGTGCTTCCCCGGGAGCGCGTCGGTCTTGTTGGAGTGAATGGAGCGGGTAAATCGACGCTGCTGCGAATTATCGCAGGTGAAATATCCGCCGACTCCGGCACGGTCTATAAAGCGAAGGAAACATCGATCGGCTATCTGGCGCAGTCGAGCGGCTTGCAATCGGATCGCACCATAGATGCCGAGATGCGCTCGGTATTCGCTCATTTGACCGACGCCGAACGAGAGCTGCGTTCGCTGGAGCAGCAGATTGCCGATCCCATGCTGCAGGCCGACTCCAAGCAATATGCAAACATACTCGAGCGTTATGCAGGGTTATCCGACTGGTTTCGGGAAAAAGGCGGCTTCGAAATGGAGACCCGTATTCGAAGCGTACTGCATGGGATGGGCTTCAGCCAATTCCCGCCCGATACGGTTATTTCGACGCTGAGCGGCGGGCAGAAAACGCGGCTTGCCCTTGCCCGTATTTTGCTGCAGGCTCCTGACCTTCTCATGCTGGACGAGCCGACCAATTACCTTGATATCGCGACTCTGACTTGGCTTGAAGACTATTTGAGAAGTTATAGCGGAGCGATACTCGTCGTATCGCATGACCGGTACTTTCTAGATGCAGTCGTGCAAACCATAGTCGAGATTGAGCGGCATACGGCAAAGCGCTATCCGGGAAATTACAGCCGGTTTATTGATCTCAAATCGGCAGAATACGAATCGCAAATGAAACTTTACGAGAAGCAGCAGGATGAAATTGCCCGTCTCGAAGATTTCGTGCAGCGTAATATAGTCCGTGCCTCAACTACGAAGAGAGCGCAAAGCAGGCGTAAGACACTGGAAAAAATGGATCGTCTCGACAAGCCGGCAGGCGATCTCAAGAAGGCGCATTTCTCTTTTGAAATCGAGCGTCACAGCGGAAACGACGTGCTGGATGTACGCGAATTGTCGATCCGCTTCGAGGAGCGGGCGGAACCGCTTTTCCAAGACGTGTCTTTCCGCCTCGAACGCGGCGAGAATGTAGCACTTATCGGTCCGAACGGAATCGGGAAATCAACTTTGCTGAAGGCGCTGGTAGGCCAGCAACCGCTCGAACAAGGGACGATTCGGTGGGGGACGAACATCAAAATCGGCTATTACGACCAAGAACACAAGGAGCTTAATCCTTCCAACACGGTACTTGAGGAGCTCTGGAACGCTTATCCTCATATTGAAGAAGCTCGTATCCGGACTGTACTGGGTAATTTCTTGTTTAGCGGAGATGATGTGCAGAAACGCATCGGCTCTTTAAGCGGCGGTGAGAGAGCGCGAGTATCTCTGTCCAAGCTTATGCTTGCCAAAGCGAATATGCTCATACTTGATGAACCGACAAACCATCTTGATCTTTACAGCAAGGAAGTTCTTGAATCCGCCCTGCTGGACTATGACGGAACTCTTTTCTTTATCTCTCATGACCGTTATTTCTTGAACAAAATGGCTGAACGGATTGTCGAACTAACCCCGCGCGGCGCGCATCATTTCCTGGGAAATTATGACGAAATGGTTGAGAAAAAACGTGAAATCGATGAACTCAGAATGGAAACGCTGTCATTTGCCCAAGGAAAAACGGGAACTGTCGTTTCAACGCCTGAATCCCCTGCTCCTACGTCGTATGAACTCGATAAACAAGCGAAACGGGACGAGCGAAATCGACAGCGCAAACAGGAGCAGCTCGAACAGGAGATTGCCAAGCTGGAGGAGGAAATTACCGGTTTGGAGCAGCAGTTGGTTAACCCCGAAATATTCAACGACTATGTGCGGGTGCAGACGATTCAATCCGACATCGATACGCGAAAGACGATGCTTCAAGCCGCTTACGATGCATGGGAGGATCTGCTCTCGTAA
- the tsaD gene encoding tRNA (adenosine(37)-N6)-threonylcarbamoyltransferase complex transferase subunit TsaD: MTTNELLLAVETSCDETSVAVVRGGREILTNLISSQIETHEQFGGVVPEIASRKHVETITVIMEQALKEAKVSLRDISAIAVTQGPGLVGSLLVGIVAAKSLAMAYDLPLIGTHHIAGHIYANQLVHELVYPSIALVVSGGHTELVVLEREGMFRIIGRTRDDAVGEAYDKVARALRFPYPGGPYIDRLAQEAEEEIVLPRAWLEQDSYDFSFSGLKSAVLAVINQAKMRGETPMRSALALGFQRSVIDVLVEKALRAVHAEGARQLLLCGGVAANRGLRAALAARCESEGVPLLIPPLSLCTDNAAMIGAAAHLKWKRGEFTSLDMKAEPTFSLEEWSVRV; encoded by the coding sequence ATGACGACAAATGAATTGTTACTGGCCGTCGAGACAAGCTGCGATGAAACATCAGTCGCGGTCGTGCGCGGCGGCCGTGAAATATTGACCAACCTTATATCGAGTCAAATCGAAACCCACGAGCAGTTCGGCGGTGTCGTGCCGGAGATCGCTTCGCGCAAGCACGTGGAGACGATTACGGTCATCATGGAGCAGGCGTTGAAGGAGGCAAAAGTCTCGCTCAGGGATATTTCCGCAATAGCGGTCACACAGGGACCCGGACTCGTAGGCTCGCTGCTCGTCGGTATCGTCGCGGCCAAAAGTCTTGCAATGGCGTACGATCTGCCGCTGATCGGCACTCATCATATCGCCGGACACATATACGCGAACCAGCTTGTGCATGAACTGGTGTACCCTTCCATTGCGCTTGTAGTATCGGGGGGACATACGGAGCTTGTGGTGCTGGAGCGCGAAGGAATGTTCCGCATTATCGGACGGACTCGCGACGATGCGGTCGGCGAGGCATATGACAAGGTCGCCCGCGCGCTCCGGTTTCCATATCCGGGCGGTCCTTACATCGACCGTCTGGCGCAGGAAGCCGAAGAGGAAATTGTTCTACCGCGGGCATGGCTTGAGCAGGACTCGTATGATTTCAGTTTTAGCGGACTGAAATCGGCGGTTCTTGCCGTCATCAACCAGGCCAAAATGCGCGGAGAAACGCCGATGCGTTCCGCGCTCGCCCTCGGCTTTCAGAGATCCGTTATCGATGTTCTAGTGGAAAAAGCGCTCCGCGCCGTTCACGCAGAAGGCGCCAGGCAGCTCCTGCTTTGCGGCGGCGTTGCTGCCAACCGCGGACTGCGCGCCGCGCTCGCGGCTCGCTGTGAATCCGAAGGAGTGCCGCTGCTCATACCGCCTCTATCCTTGTGTACGGACAATGCAGCGATGATCGGCGCAGCCGCTCACCTCAAGTGGAAACGCGGCGAATTCACCTCTCTTGATATGAAGGCCGAGCCCACGTTCTCCCTGGAGGAATGGTCGGTTCGCGTCTAA
- a CDS encoding bifunctional 2-polyprenyl-6-hydroxyphenol methylase/3-demethylubiquinol 3-O-methyltransferase UbiG produces the protein MDKIIKYYSAFDEWGRLDREPIEFIVNRHFITKFLPQKGHVLDNGAGPGKYAIDLAKQGYNVTLADLTPGLVEIAKEKAMEFNVQDRFQGFYVGDARNLHMFEDEQFDASLMLGPLYHLQTEEDRVRAVKELHRVTKKQGMVFVAFMTRIRKLATSLLFPEAWKPNHTIHGLSEFMETGVFNHSDEGRFTGAYFFHIKDINPFMSENGFEPVGLIGSGSIAGAMKTEQWDYWRGQGEDSYRKIMDMVFEIAADPYNLGASSHLLYIGRKR, from the coding sequence GTGGACAAAATCATTAAATATTATAGCGCATTCGACGAATGGGGGCGGCTTGACCGGGAACCGATAGAGTTTATTGTCAACCGCCACTTTATAACAAAGTTCCTTCCACAAAAGGGCCATGTTTTGGATAACGGAGCCGGACCGGGGAAATATGCGATTGATCTGGCGAAACAAGGCTATAATGTCACATTGGCCGATTTAACGCCGGGTTTAGTAGAAATTGCAAAGGAAAAGGCCATGGAGTTTAACGTGCAGGACCGGTTTCAAGGATTCTATGTTGGAGACGCGAGAAATCTCCATATGTTCGAGGACGAACAATTCGATGCCTCTCTGATGCTCGGTCCCTTGTATCACCTGCAAACCGAAGAAGACCGGGTAAGAGCGGTCAAGGAGCTGCATCGCGTTACTAAGAAGCAGGGAATGGTCTTCGTCGCTTTTATGACAAGAATTCGCAAGCTTGCCACTTCATTGCTGTTTCCTGAAGCATGGAAGCCAAATCATACCATCCACGGGTTATCGGAATTTATGGAGACGGGAGTATTTAATCACAGCGACGAGGGCCGGTTTACCGGGGCTTATTTTTTTCATATTAAAGACATTAATCCTTTTATGAGTGAGAACGGATTCGAACCGGTCGGGCTTATTGGATCAGGGAGTATCGCTGGAGCGATGAAGACGGAACAATGGGACTATTGGCGGGGTCAGGGTGAGGATTCATACCGTAAAATAATGGATATGGTATTCGAAATTGCGGCTGATCCATATAATTTGGGAGCTTCATCACATTTACTATACATCGGAAGAAAGAGGTAA
- the rimI gene encoding ribosomal protein S18-alanine N-acetyltransferase, whose translation MTAIEHSRLIFRTMTPSDIPVIAQIEHEAFTCPWTQEAFMNELTNNHFARYMVMEYDGDVIGYGGMWTIMDEAHVTNIAVRAGYRGQGLGKKLMTELQRTAVFFGAARMTLEVRVSNEIAQRLYRKLGFEPAGIRPGYYSDNQEDALIMWAELSALEGGERA comes from the coding sequence ATGACGGCAATCGAGCATAGCCGGCTTATTTTCCGAACGATGACGCCTTCCGACATTCCTGTTATCGCCCAGATTGAGCACGAAGCTTTCACTTGTCCGTGGACCCAGGAAGCCTTTATGAACGAGCTCACGAACAATCATTTTGCCCGCTATATGGTTATGGAGTACGATGGGGATGTTATCGGATATGGCGGCATGTGGACGATTATGGATGAAGCGCATGTGACCAATATTGCGGTTCGAGCGGGCTATCGCGGGCAGGGTCTCGGCAAGAAATTGATGACTGAGCTGCAGCGGACGGCAGTCTTCTTCGGGGCGGCACGAATGACGCTTGAGGTTCGGGTAAGTAATGAGATTGCACAGAGGTTGTACAGGAAACTGGGCTTTGAGCCGGCCGGCATCAGACCGGGATATTATTCGGATAATCAAGAGGATGCCCTCATCATGTGGGCGGAGCTTAGCGCGCTTGAGGGCGGGGAGAGAGCATGA
- the moaC gene encoding cyclic pyranopterin monophosphate synthase MoaC, producing MDLTHFNEQGRARMVDVSDKEITARTAVARTSVKMAPDTLSRIKSGTVGKGDVLAVAQIAGIMAAKKTSDLIPMCHPLPLTGVNLAFADNGADELYIEGTVKTTGKTGVEMEALTAVSAAALTVYDMCKALQKDMIIGATYLVSKSGGKSGDYVHL from the coding sequence ATGGATTTGACGCATTTTAACGAACAAGGAAGAGCGCGTATGGTCGATGTCTCCGACAAGGAAATCACAGCAAGGACCGCAGTAGCCCGCACAAGCGTGAAGATGGCACCTGATACGCTCTCTCGAATCAAATCGGGAACAGTAGGAAAAGGCGATGTGCTTGCCGTCGCTCAGATCGCCGGCATCATGGCGGCCAAGAAAACATCGGACTTGATACCGATGTGTCATCCGCTTCCGCTGACCGGCGTCAATCTTGCGTTTGCCGATAACGGGGCGGACGAGCTATATATAGAAGGAACGGTAAAGACGACCGGTAAAACGGGAGTTGAAATGGAGGCATTGACGGCTGTCTCGGCCGCAGCGCTTACCGTTTATGATATGTGCAAGGCGCTGCAAAAGGATATGATTATCGGGGCGACCTACCTCGTATCCAAAAGCGGCGGAAAAAGCGGAGATTACGTTCATCTATAG
- a CDS encoding twin-arginine translocase TatA/TatE family subunit: protein MFNGIGVTGFILLVLVALLLFGPNKLPELGRAFGRTLREFKAGARDLMDDENQDRKEVSRTELKSKTDEQADNKRLPE, encoded by the coding sequence ATGTTTAACGGGATTGGCGTAACGGGATTTATCCTGCTTGTACTTGTCGCCCTGCTGCTTTTTGGCCCGAACAAGCTTCCCGAACTCGGCCGGGCGTTCGGCAGAACACTGCGAGAGTTCAAGGCCGGTGCAAGAGACCTCATGGACGATGAGAATCAAGACCGCAAAGAAGTAAGCCGGACTGAGCTGAAAAGCAAAACCGACGAACAGGCGGACAATAAGCGACTCCCTGAGTAA
- a CDS encoding molybdenum cofactor biosynthesis protein B encodes MRWKVALLTASDKGSRGEREDTSAQVIRELVEEELGGEIVDYRIVPDEQDEIMAALIEMTDYFQADLVITTGGTGLAPRDLTPEATLKVIDRIVPGLAEAMRIGAMQRTRTAMLSRGVCGIRGRSLIINLPGSPKGVHENLMAIIDQLPHALSILSGRTGDHNE; translated from the coding sequence ATGCGGTGGAAAGTGGCGTTATTGACAGCTAGCGATAAAGGATCCCGCGGTGAACGGGAAGATACCAGCGCTCAGGTAATCAGGGAACTGGTGGAGGAAGAACTGGGCGGAGAAATTGTCGACTACCGCATCGTTCCTGACGAACAGGATGAAATTATGGCTGCACTCATCGAAATGACCGACTATTTTCAAGCGGATCTCGTCATTACGACCGGAGGAACCGGGCTTGCTCCGCGGGACTTGACGCCTGAAGCAACGCTCAAGGTGATCGACCGGATTGTTCCCGGACTTGCCGAAGCGATGCGTATCGGCGCGATGCAGCGTACACGGACGGCGATGCTGTCACGGGGCGTTTGCGGAATCCGCGGACGGTCGCTTATCATTAATCTGCCGGGCAGCCCGAAGGGTGTGCACGAGAATTTAATGGCAATCATAGATCAACTGCCGCATGCGCTGAGCATTTTATCCGGACGAACGGGGGATCATAACGAATGA
- a CDS encoding molybdopterin-binding protein: MNIPNNGTVLKEVPIQEAIGLRLAHDLTQIIPGQFKGRLFKKGHIVTESDIPKLLDIGKEHIYIMELDESELHEDDAALRMALALQGDGMKLTEPHEGKVAVKSDLSVPALAEIDASLVHAINGLGDIALATIKTHAVVMPDGQLAATRVIPLVVPISKIVSMENLVSNYRLLHEGRSPLRLRPLRSLRIGLLTTGGEVFSGRIEDKFGPAVRRIVESLGSEVIEQRYAPDDRHTIVKEIDYLLSQQYDMILVTGGMSVDPDDRTPAAIKEAGAQIVSYGTPMLPGSMLLIGYIQGVPIMGLPGCVMHDPYTSFNVLLPRVLAGDVIKREDIVQMGYGGLNGC, from the coding sequence ATGAATATCCCAAATAACGGAACCGTGCTTAAGGAAGTGCCGATACAGGAAGCTATTGGGCTTCGGCTTGCACATGATTTAACGCAAATCATCCCCGGACAATTCAAGGGCAGATTGTTTAAAAAAGGCCACATCGTCACGGAATCCGACATTCCTAAGCTGCTCGACATCGGCAAAGAGCATATTTACATTATGGAGCTTGATGAAAGCGAGCTTCATGAGGACGACGCAGCACTGAGGATGGCGCTTGCTTTGCAGGGGGATGGTATGAAATTGACGGAGCCGCATGAGGGTAAAGTGGCGGTCAAGTCCGATTTGTCCGTTCCGGCGCTTGCCGAAATTGATGCCTCGCTGGTTCACGCCATTAACGGTCTTGGTGATATCGCGCTTGCTACCATAAAGACACATGCTGTCGTCATGCCGGACGGCCAGCTGGCGGCTACGAGAGTTATTCCGCTTGTTGTGCCGATCTCCAAGATAGTGAGTATGGAGAATCTGGTCAGCAATTATCGTTTGCTGCACGAAGGCCGGAGTCCGCTGCGGCTCAGACCGCTCAGAAGCCTTCGAATAGGTCTGCTCACGACCGGCGGCGAAGTATTTTCAGGCCGCATTGAAGATAAGTTCGGACCTGCGGTGCGGCGTATCGTGGAATCGCTTGGTTCTGAAGTGATCGAGCAGCGTTATGCGCCTGATGACCGACATACAATTGTCAAGGAAATAGACTACTTGCTGTCGCAGCAATATGATATGATATTGGTGACAGGCGGTATGTCGGTCGACCCCGATGACCGCACACCGGCCGCGATCAAAGAAGCCGGAGCGCAGATCGTCAGCTATGGCACGCCGATGCTTCCCGGATCGATGCTGCTGATCGGCTATATTCAAGGTGTTCCTATCATGGGTTTGCCGGGTTGTGTCATGCACGACCCTTATACTTCGTTTAATGTGCTGCTGCCGCGGGTACTTGCGGGTGACGTCATTAAGCGGGAAGATATCGTGCAGATGGGCTATGGCGGACTGAATGGATGCTGA
- a CDS encoding 2-isopropylmalate synthase, which translates to MTVNSNPNNHQNSNESAYKRIRIFDTTLRDGEQSPGASLEPEQKIILARQLAKLGVDVIEPGFAISSPGDFAAVQQVSRELQTVEIAGFARAMKADIDAAVRATADAARRRLHLFISSSDIHLDFQLRKSREQVLQIAREMVAYGKQFVDQIEFSPMDASRSGREFVIEMVEAVIAEGATIINLPDTLGYAMPEEYGEMFRIVRQQARGGDKVSYSAHCHNDLGLAVANSLAAIRAGATQIEVTINGVGERAGNCSLEELVMAIETRKSAIGAETGIVTGEIYETSRMVSRAMNFPIAYNKPIVGRNAFQHESGIHQDGLLKNRSTYEIMDPDAMGIPRSMIVLGKHSGRHALKHRLSEYGVKLDETQLEDLYNRFKVKADELKLVPDDVLIRLASETTATEHDPYTLTDLQVLAGTQRSRIASVTIRERDSEQERTYTGTGTGPLEAVIHCIQQAIPVAAEFEDLELHSLSTGEDARGEAVVSIVHNNRRYRGTAIHNDIILAAAQAYVAACNQQLLSVKPADNGASA; encoded by the coding sequence ATGACCGTAAATTCCAACCCGAACAACCACCAGAACAGCAACGAGTCCGCATATAAACGCATCCGCATCTTTGATACGACGCTTCGCGACGGGGAGCAGTCACCGGGCGCTTCTCTTGAGCCGGAGCAGAAAATCATACTCGCCCGCCAGCTGGCGAAGCTCGGCGTTGATGTCATCGAGCCGGGCTTCGCTATCTCAAGCCCGGGGGATTTCGCGGCGGTGCAGCAGGTATCCCGTGAACTGCAAACTGTCGAGATCGCTGGCTTCGCCCGCGCTATGAAAGCTGATATCGATGCGGCAGTCCGTGCAACTGCGGACGCTGCGCGGCGGCGGCTGCACCTGTTCATTTCATCATCGGATATACACCTGGATTTCCAGCTGCGCAAATCGCGCGAGCAGGTGCTGCAAATAGCTCGTGAAATGGTGGCGTACGGCAAACAGTTCGTTGATCAAATCGAGTTCTCACCGATGGACGCCAGCCGTTCTGGACGGGAATTTGTTATCGAAATGGTGGAAGCGGTCATTGCTGAAGGCGCGACAATCATCAATCTGCCGGATACGCTAGGCTACGCCATGCCGGAGGAATACGGCGAAATGTTTCGTATTGTCAGGCAGCAGGCCCGCGGCGGCGATAAGGTCAGCTACAGCGCCCACTGTCATAATGACTTGGGGCTGGCGGTCGCCAACAGCTTGGCGGCGATACGTGCAGGTGCGACGCAAATCGAGGTGACGATTAACGGCGTAGGAGAACGAGCCGGCAACTGCTCTCTGGAAGAGCTTGTAATGGCAATCGAGACGCGCAAATCGGCAATAGGCGCTGAGACAGGTATCGTCACCGGCGAAATCTACGAAACATCGCGCATGGTGAGCCGGGCGATGAACTTCCCGATCGCATATAATAAGCCGATCGTCGGGCGCAACGCATTCCAGCACGAATCGGGCATACATCAAGACGGCCTGCTGAAAAACCGCAGCACGTACGAGATTATGGACCCTGACGCGATGGGGATTCCCCGCAGCATGATCGTATTGGGCAAGCATTCGGGACGTCACGCTCTGAAACACCGTTTATCGGAATACGGCGTTAAACTTGACGAAACGCAGCTCGAGGATCTGTATAACCGTTTCAAAGTGAAGGCTGACGAACTGAAGCTGGTGCCTGACGATGTACTGATTCGTCTGGCTAGCGAAACGACCGCTACGGAGCATGATCCATACACGCTGACCGATCTGCAGGTGTTGGCGGGGACGCAGCGGTCGCGCATCGCATCCGTCACCATCCGGGAACGCGACTCCGAACAGGAGCGAACTTACACGGGCACGGGGACCGGGCCACTGGAAGCGGTTATTCACTGCATCCAACAGGCGATCCCGGTCGCAGCCGAATTCGAAGATTTGGAGCTTCATTCCTTATCCACAGGAGAGGATGCGCGCGGTGAAGCTGTAGTCAGCATTGTGCACAACAACCGCCGGTATCGGGGAACAGCGATTCACAATGACATTATATTAGCGGCAGCCCAAGCCTACGTCGCAGCTTGTAACCAGCAGCTGCTCAGTGTGAAACCGGCGGATAACGGGGCTTCGGCATAA
- a CDS encoding 5-formyltetrahydrofolate cyclo-ligase has protein sequence MAQSGEPTELSARKKEARSAAAAARDSLPEELRAAWSIEACKAAIQWMEHKAPGTVQSFMTYAPFRSELDTSLLARWGWQTGTTVIVPRCIREDRSMELYVIRGWEELSPGAYGIMEPDATRAQRCGDLLIPDVVFVPGLAFDTNGGRLGYGGGYYDRFRDRLCAVAAGTMVPPWIGIGYESQWMDNVPMESHDARVDAVVTELGVRSTKADNSRSSKEGANNGFDAF, from the coding sequence ATGGCTCAAAGTGGTGAACCGACGGAGCTTTCCGCAAGGAAGAAGGAAGCCAGATCCGCCGCAGCCGCTGCACGCGACAGCTTGCCGGAAGAGCTTCGGGCAGCATGGTCGATAGAGGCATGTAAAGCGGCGATTCAATGGATGGAACACAAGGCGCCTGGTACAGTGCAAAGCTTCATGACTTATGCACCGTTTCGCTCCGAGCTGGACACTTCGCTGCTCGCCAGGTGGGGCTGGCAGACCGGTACGACGGTAATTGTCCCACGCTGTATAAGAGAGGACAGATCCATGGAATTGTATGTCATTCGCGGCTGGGAGGAGCTTAGCCCCGGCGCTTACGGCATTATGGAGCCGGATGCGACGCGCGCTCAGCGCTGCGGCGATTTGCTCATTCCGGATGTAGTCTTTGTCCCGGGTCTGGCCTTTGACACGAACGGAGGCAGACTGGGGTATGGCGGCGGTTATTACGACCGCTTCCGGGACCGGCTGTGCGCAGTGGCGGCGGGGACAATGGTTCCTCCTTGGATCGGAATCGGATACGAATCCCAGTGGATGGATAACGTACCGATGGAGAGTCACGATGCACGGGTAGACGCGGTTGTGACCGAGCTTGGTGTGCGCAGCACGAAGGCGGATAATTCTCGTTCATCAAAGGAAGGAGCAAACAATGGATTTGACGCATTTTAA
- the tsaB gene encoding tRNA (adenosine(37)-N6)-threonylcarbamoyltransferase complex dimerization subunit type 1 TsaB, which produces MKDQIREPLVLALDTSTASLAAALVRGRETLGSVQSLAERNHSVETVSKLKALLDESGVPPDKLDGIVIGRGPGSYTGMRIAVSVGKTLAWAWNKPLVGVSSLESLAYGARQAHASQFAGNKATGRPDWFVPIMDARRGQVYTAAFASNAAGGWSRLAEDGVRLMHQWVDRLDEMSRDAAAGEEPARIWIIGDLTLHEAEGMRLQSISAEGGSKCEVRLQPFTMEGSSVAVLGAIRLEAGESDDVHSFVPNYTQLAEAEVKLLQKSREREANPDDGNRA; this is translated from the coding sequence ATTAGAGAGCCTCTGGTACTCGCTCTCGATACGTCGACGGCATCGCTGGCTGCAGCGCTGGTAAGAGGCAGGGAGACGCTCGGTTCGGTGCAGTCGCTGGCGGAAAGAAACCATTCGGTGGAAACCGTGTCGAAACTGAAGGCCTTGCTGGACGAGTCTGGCGTTCCACCGGATAAGCTGGACGGAATTGTGATCGGCAGAGGGCCAGGCTCATATACCGGGATGCGTATTGCCGTCTCTGTCGGAAAAACGCTCGCTTGGGCATGGAATAAGCCGCTTGTCGGCGTATCGAGCTTGGAGTCTCTGGCGTACGGTGCCAGGCAGGCTCATGCTTCGCAGTTTGCCGGTAACAAAGCTACCGGCCGTCCTGATTGGTTCGTTCCCATTATGGATGCCAGGCGGGGTCAAGTGTACACAGCCGCCTTTGCTTCGAATGCTGCGGGCGGTTGGAGCAGGCTTGCCGAAGACGGCGTGCGGCTGATGCATCAATGGGTTGACCGGCTTGATGAAATGAGCCGTGACGCGGCCGCGGGAGAGGAACCTGCACGAATTTGGATTATAGGCGATTTGACGCTTCATGAGGCTGAAGGGATGCGGCTTCAATCGATTAGTGCAGAGGGCGGGTCGAAGTGCGAAGTGCGCCTGCAGCCCTTTACGATGGAGGGCAGCTCGGTTGCGGTGCTGGGCGCGATCCGGCTTGAGGCAGGAGAAAGTGACGATGTGCACAGCTTCGTTCCTAACTATACCCAGCTGGCCGAGGCGGAAGTCAAGCTGCTGCAGAAGTCGAGGGAAAGGGAGGCGAATCCCGATGACGGCAATCGAGCATAG
- the tatC gene encoding twin-arginine translocase subunit TatC has translation MTLFEHIGELRRRLIYTILVLVLGMIIGLLLADPAYNYLMSQEPVNGMELNAFSLWDGIGMYMKFALVISLVLVLPFAFYQVWAFVKPALRIKEQRAALLFVPFALILFLIGLSFSYFVVFPMAFKFTTDVAKHLNLKETYGITQYFSFMYNILLPISLLFELPLVIMFLTKLRILTPKRLRKMRRLAYFILIFIGIVVTPPDFISDSLVALPLILLYEISVILSSVVYRKQLEADRAFEEQYET, from the coding sequence ATGACGCTGTTTGAACATATCGGCGAGCTTCGCCGCAGACTCATCTACACAATACTTGTTCTGGTGCTGGGTATGATTATCGGGCTTCTGCTCGCAGATCCCGCCTATAATTATTTGATGAGTCAAGAGCCGGTAAACGGTATGGAGCTTAATGCATTCTCTCTGTGGGACGGCATTGGGATGTATATGAAGTTTGCGCTCGTCATCTCGCTTGTGCTTGTGCTGCCCTTTGCTTTCTACCAGGTATGGGCGTTTGTGAAGCCGGCTTTGCGCATTAAGGAACAGCGCGCAGCGCTTCTGTTCGTACCGTTTGCGCTTATCCTGTTTCTGATTGGCTTGTCGTTTTCGTATTTTGTCGTATTCCCGATGGCTTTTAAATTTACGACGGACGTCGCCAAGCATTTGAACCTTAAAGAAACCTATGGCATCACGCAATATTTTTCGTTTATGTATAACATTTTGCTCCCCATTTCGCTGCTTTTTGAGCTGCCTTTAGTCATCATGTTTCTGACTAAACTGCGCATTTTGACACCGAAACGGCTGCGCAAGATGAGGCGTTTAGCCTATTTTATACTTATTTTTATCGGTATTGTCGTAACGCCGCCGGATTTCATCTCAGATTCGCTTGTTGCGCTGCCGCTTATTTTGCTTTACGAGATTAGCGTTATCCTCTCGAGCGTCGTCTACAGAAAACAGCTGGAGGCGGACCGGGCATTTGAAGAACAATATGAAACATAG